One genomic window of Sporosarcina ureae includes the following:
- a CDS encoding succinate CoA transferase: protein MKGKVDDTVANELNKVLRCEALKDKIVTAEEAASWIEDGMSLGLSGFTLSGDAKAVPLALAERGKTEDFKVNVFTGASMGPNVDELMANADVINLRVPYQGNPAMRGKINSGDSFYIDQHLSHTAEWIRQGVIGPVDYAIIEAAAITEEGYIIPTGSVGNSPIFVQEAKHVIIELNVNAPMEFEGLHDIYIPDAQNQRKEIPVYSATDKIGTPGIKVDPKKVVGIVLTEKGDIPSPIVPPDEETQEIANNLLNFFRDEIKLGRMDETLMPLQSGVGSVANAVLDGMRSSEFKDIEVYSEVLQDAIFDLIDDGVVKFASATSLTLSKKRLDSFKDDIAKYRDKLVFRPQEISNHPEVIRRLGIISFNTALELDIYGNVNSTHVSGTRMMNGIGGSGDFARNARIAIFVTKSYAKGGDVSSIVPFSSHVDHTEHDVDVIVTEQGYADLRGLAPRQKAELLIENCAHPDFKEELRDYYNRAVEQVGGQTPHILEEALSWHVNLAKNKTMHKTVEVQK, encoded by the coding sequence ATGAAAGGTAAGGTGGATGATACCGTGGCAAACGAATTAAATAAAGTACTTCGTTGTGAAGCACTAAAAGATAAAATTGTTACAGCAGAAGAAGCAGCTTCTTGGATCGAGGATGGAATGTCTCTAGGTCTGAGTGGATTTACTTTGTCCGGAGACGCAAAAGCGGTGCCTTTGGCATTGGCAGAACGAGGAAAAACTGAGGACTTTAAAGTAAACGTTTTCACTGGTGCTTCAATGGGCCCGAACGTAGATGAATTAATGGCCAATGCAGACGTCATCAATTTACGTGTTCCATACCAAGGTAACCCAGCAATGCGCGGCAAAATCAACTCAGGTGACTCATTCTATATCGATCAGCACCTTTCCCATACAGCTGAATGGATTCGCCAAGGCGTAATCGGACCCGTTGACTATGCAATCATCGAAGCAGCAGCTATTACAGAAGAAGGATATATCATCCCGACTGGTTCTGTAGGTAACTCTCCGATTTTCGTTCAAGAAGCGAAGCATGTCATCATCGAATTGAACGTTAACGCGCCTATGGAGTTTGAAGGCTTACACGACATCTATATTCCAGATGCTCAAAACCAACGTAAAGAAATCCCTGTTTACAGTGCAACAGATAAAATCGGTACACCAGGAATCAAAGTAGACCCTAAAAAGGTTGTCGGAATTGTTCTTACGGAGAAAGGTGATATTCCTTCCCCTATCGTTCCTCCAGACGAAGAGACACAAGAGATTGCAAACAACTTGTTGAACTTCTTCCGTGACGAGATCAAATTGGGCCGTATGGATGAAACGCTAATGCCTCTTCAATCAGGTGTCGGTTCGGTTGCGAACGCAGTACTTGACGGCATGAGAAGTTCTGAGTTTAAAGATATCGAAGTATATTCTGAAGTACTTCAAGACGCAATCTTCGACTTGATCGATGACGGCGTAGTGAAATTCGCTTCTGCTACTTCATTGACTCTATCTAAAAAGCGTTTGGACAGCTTCAAAGACGATATCGCTAAATACCGTGATAAACTCGTATTCCGTCCACAAGAAATCTCAAACCACCCGGAAGTTATCCGTCGTTTGGGTATCATTTCATTCAACACAGCGCTTGAGCTAGACATCTACGGAAACGTTAACTCTACACATGTTAGCGGAACACGCATGATGAACGGCATCGGTGGATCTGGTGACTTCGCTCGTAACGCACGCATCGCGATTTTCGTTACGAAGTCTTACGCAAAAGGCGGAGACGTGTCATCTATCGTACCTTTCTCTTCTCACGTGGACCACACGGAGCACGATGTAGACGTAATCGTTACAGAACAAGGGTACGCGGATCTTCGCGGCTTGGCTCCAAGACAGAAAGCAGAATTGTTGATAGAGAACTGTGCTCACCCTGACTTCAAGGAAGAGCTACGTGATTATTACAATAGAGCAGTTGAACAAGTTGGCGGACAAACTCCACACATCTTGGAAGAAGCGCTATCTTGGCACGTGAATCTTGCGAAAAACAAGACGATGCACAAGACTGTAGAAGTTCAGAAGTAA
- a CDS encoding ribonucleoside-diphosphate reductase subunit alpha: MAIIQEAVGLNLLMENLQEEFGKKQIEPLIEASEKFQERHPASSATEWTNAMVLESLSRIDEATTYWTFVAARIYLFDVYAKQKALRGADVYTDFAKNVERLVEQGLYTPVLTEKYSQDELQEIGKLLDPSRDLLFTYIGLKTLVDRYVTVNFKKQSVELPQERWLIIAMTLMQDETVDRIHKVGEAYWAMSNLYMTVATPTLSNAGKMHGQLSSCFIDTVDDSLQGIYNSNTDIANLSKFGGGIGVYMGKVRSRGASIRGFEGASSGVLPWIKQLNNTAVSVDQLGQRQGAVAVYLDVWHQDIFTFLDLKLNNGDDRLRAHDIFTGVCLPDLFMEKVESREDWHLFDPHEVRTKMGYSLEDFYDETKGKGTFREKYEECVRNEDLSRETVSAIEIMKRILRSQLETGTPFMFYRDEVNRMNPNKHEGMIYSSNLCSEILQNMSASTHESVTLEDDMVVTRTKPGDFVVCNLSSINLGRAVTADVLDRLIRIQVRMLDNVIDQNQIPVVQAQRTNARYRGIGLGTFGWHHLLALKNIQWESDEAVNFADELYENIAYLTIKASMELSKEKGAYPLFDGSDWQTGEYFEQREYDSNKWRELRMDVAMNGMRNGYLMAVAPNSSTSVIAGSTASIDPVFKPFYHEEKKDYKLPVIAPDLDHNTYDIYRRSAYIVDQRWSIKQNAARQQHIDQSISFNIYVPNSIRASVILDLHLQAWKSGMKTTYYMRSTAAEIEECEWCHS; this comes from the coding sequence ATGGCTATTATTCAAGAAGCTGTGGGACTTAATCTATTGATGGAAAACTTACAAGAGGAATTCGGCAAGAAACAAATCGAACCGTTGATCGAAGCGAGCGAGAAATTCCAGGAGCGTCACCCGGCAAGCTCGGCAACTGAGTGGACGAATGCGATGGTGCTAGAGTCTTTAAGCCGTATTGATGAAGCGACCACGTATTGGACGTTTGTAGCTGCGCGTATTTATTTATTCGACGTCTATGCAAAGCAAAAAGCATTGCGTGGAGCGGATGTGTATACCGATTTTGCGAAAAATGTAGAACGCTTGGTGGAACAAGGTTTATATACACCTGTTCTGACAGAGAAATACAGCCAAGATGAGCTTCAGGAAATCGGCAAGCTACTCGATCCTTCTCGTGACCTTTTATTCACATATATCGGCTTGAAAACATTGGTAGACCGCTATGTAACAGTAAACTTTAAGAAACAATCAGTGGAGCTTCCGCAAGAGCGCTGGTTAATTATCGCGATGACGTTAATGCAAGATGAAACAGTAGACCGCATTCATAAAGTCGGCGAAGCATATTGGGCGATGAGCAACTTGTACATGACCGTTGCGACACCTACATTATCGAATGCAGGCAAGATGCACGGACAGCTATCAAGTTGCTTTATCGATACAGTGGATGATTCCTTACAAGGGATTTACAACAGCAACACTGATATCGCGAACTTGTCGAAATTCGGCGGCGGAATCGGTGTCTATATGGGGAAAGTTCGTTCTCGCGGTGCATCGATTCGTGGCTTCGAAGGTGCATCAAGCGGTGTTCTCCCATGGATCAAACAGCTGAACAATACGGCAGTCAGTGTCGACCAACTCGGTCAACGTCAAGGTGCCGTAGCCGTTTATCTCGACGTATGGCATCAAGACATCTTCACATTCCTTGATCTCAAGCTCAATAACGGTGATGACCGTTTGCGCGCACATGACATTTTCACAGGCGTTTGCTTGCCGGACTTATTCATGGAGAAAGTCGAGTCCCGCGAAGACTGGCATTTATTCGATCCACATGAAGTCCGCACGAAAATGGGCTATTCATTGGAAGACTTCTATGATGAAACAAAAGGGAAAGGAACATTCCGCGAGAAGTATGAAGAATGTGTCCGCAATGAAGATTTATCCAGAGAGACGGTTTCAGCGATTGAAATCATGAAGCGTATCCTACGTAGCCAGCTCGAGACAGGAACGCCATTCATGTTCTACCGTGATGAAGTAAACCGTATGAACCCGAATAAACATGAAGGCATGATTTATTCTAGTAATTTGTGCTCAGAAATACTTCAAAATATGTCAGCATCTACACATGAATCCGTAACACTAGAAGACGATATGGTCGTCACACGCACGAAGCCAGGCGATTTCGTTGTATGTAACCTGTCATCGATTAACCTTGGAAGAGCGGTTACAGCAGACGTGCTAGACCGTTTGATCCGCATTCAAGTGCGTATGCTCGATAACGTCATTGATCAGAACCAAATCCCAGTTGTACAAGCACAACGCACAAATGCGCGCTACCGTGGAATTGGACTTGGCACATTTGGCTGGCACCATTTACTCGCATTGAAAAATATTCAGTGGGAATCGGATGAAGCGGTGAATTTTGCAGATGAGCTGTATGAAAATATCGCGTATTTGACAATTAAAGCTTCAATGGAATTATCGAAAGAAAAAGGCGCGTATCCATTGTTCGATGGTTCGGATTGGCAAACGGGCGAATACTTCGAGCAACGCGAATACGATTCGAATAAATGGCGTGAACTGCGCATGGATGTGGCAATGAACGGTATGCGGAACGGCTACTTGATGGCAGTCGCACCAAACAGTTCAACTTCGGTTATCGCAGGTTCAACAGCGTCAATCGACCCAGTATTCAAACCGTTCTACCATGAAGAAAAGAAAGACTATAAATTACCGGTTATTGCACCGGATCTAGATCATAATACGTATGACATTTACCGTCGTTCCGCTTACATCGTGGATCAGCGCTGGTCTATCAAGCAAAACGCCGCGCGTCAGCAACACATCGATCAGTCAATTTCATTCAATATTTATGTACCGAACTCCATCCGCGCATCTGTTATTTTGGATTTACACTTGCAGGCATGGAAATCCGGCATGAAAACCACGTACTATATGCGTTCAACTGCAGCGGAGATTGAGGAGTGCGAGTGGTGTCATTCTTAA
- a CDS encoding ribonucleotide-diphosphate reductase subunit beta: MATLTRVKVLNPANPNKATAIFGGEASGILNWNDIAHPHFYTLRQRIRSLFWTANEVDMTQDVKQFSSLTQEEQSAFLKIIGLLATLDGPQTVIAMKIADFTTDPSVKSILATIADQESEHNHSYAYVLSSVTNLDKQMEAFEMGRTDEVLMKRNERIVDVYNEFAENPTIETVLKAMVYTTLLEGLFFYSGFAFFYNLARHQKMVGTSTMISYINRDELQHGKAISDIFRAALAENPEYNTDEFTEWIYDQFRHSVEQEVIWSRYVLAGIDGLELEEMEGYVKYRANKMLRMLGLSEIYPEFTENPMKWIRAYVDNFDDTKTDFFEQTSRQYVKTSDLNGFDDL; encoded by the coding sequence TTGGCGACACTTACAAGAGTAAAAGTACTGAATCCTGCAAACCCGAATAAGGCAACAGCTATTTTCGGTGGCGAAGCAAGCGGCATCCTAAACTGGAACGACATCGCGCACCCTCATTTCTATACATTACGTCAGCGAATCCGTTCTCTTTTCTGGACGGCGAATGAAGTCGACATGACGCAAGATGTCAAGCAGTTCTCAAGCCTGACACAAGAAGAACAATCCGCATTCCTAAAAATTATCGGCCTACTGGCGACACTTGACGGTCCACAAACTGTCATCGCAATGAAAATCGCAGACTTCACAACGGATCCTTCCGTCAAGTCGATTCTCGCGACTATTGCCGACCAGGAAAGTGAGCATAACCATAGCTACGCGTATGTACTTTCATCTGTCACGAACTTAGACAAGCAAATGGAAGCCTTTGAAATGGGGCGCACTGACGAAGTATTAATGAAGCGAAATGAACGAATTGTAGATGTCTACAATGAATTTGCGGAGAACCCGACAATCGAAACAGTTCTAAAAGCGATGGTGTATACGACATTATTAGAAGGTCTATTCTTCTACAGTGGCTTCGCATTTTTCTATAACTTAGCGCGCCATCAAAAAATGGTTGGCACATCCACGATGATTTCGTACATCAACCGTGACGAACTGCAGCACGGTAAAGCGATCAGCGATATCTTCCGAGCAGCTTTGGCCGAAAATCCAGAGTATAACACAGACGAATTCACGGAATGGATCTATGACCAATTCCGCCACTCCGTCGAGCAAGAAGTCATCTGGAGCCGCTATGTATTAGCAGGAATCGATGGCCTGGAGCTAGAAGAGATGGAAGGCTACGTGAAGTATCGCGCGAACAAAATGTTGCGCATGCTCGGCTTGAGCGAAATCTATCCAGAGTTCACAGAGAATCCAATGAAGTGGATCCGCGCGTACGTCGATAACTTCGACGACACGAAAACGGACTTCTTCGAACAAACTAGCCGTCAGTACGTGAAGACTAGTGATTTGAACGGCTTTGATGATTTGTAA
- a CDS encoding nitrate reductase subunit alpha codes for MKKRFGLNYFKPVESYSGSWSVLEEKSRDWENMYRQRWSHDKVVRTTHGVNCTGSCSWKVFVKNGIITWENQQIDYPSCGPDLPEFEPRGCPRGASFSWYEYSPLRVKYPYIRGKLWRMWNEALAETKDPVKAWTAIVEDPEKSNEYKRARGKGGHVRIHWRDATMLIAAQLIYTVQKYGPDRVAGFTPIPAMSMVSYASGARFISLLGGEMLSFYDWYADLPPSSPQIWGEQTDVPESSDWFNAGYIIMWGSNVPLTRTPDAHFMTEVRYKGTKVVSVAPDYAESVTHADDWIAANPGTDAAVAQAMTHVILDEFYQKRKEPTFINYAKQYTDMPFLILLDPHEDSYKAGRFLRASDLGQETAHADWKPVLFDEATDEIIVPNGTMGQRWEEGVKWNLQLEHADGTRIEPALSIEKQAQQWQEMHFPYFDNRGNGTFKRPIPVMKVQFANGTERLVTTTYDIMLSQYGVNRIGSELEATGYDDVTSIYTPAWQEAITNVKPELVTQIAMEFAQNAIDTGGRSMIIMGAGINHWFNSDTIYRAILNLVTLTASQGVNGGGWAHYVGQEKCRPIEGWSTIAFAKDWQGPPRLQNATSFFYFATDQWKYEEAGTDTLQSPLGGEARYQHPADYNVLAARLGWLPSYPQFNKNSLLLVEEAAKLGKTDAKEVVAHVVDQLKSGELQFAAEDPDAPENFPRSLFVWRSNLISSSAKGQEYFMRHLLGASDGLLATPNEDMKPKEMVWRDDVEGKLDLLVALDFRMTATPLYADIVLPAATWYEKVDLSSTDMHPFVHPFNPAVNPLWESKSDWDIYREIAKTFSTLAQTHLPGVYKDVVTSPLAHDSVQEIAQPMGEVHDWSKGEIEAIPGKTMPGMTIVERDFTKIYDKYITLGPLLSTGKTGAHGVSFSVADEYELMKGINGIYEDDTVKDGLPKLYTAKHAAEAMLTLSSATNGRVSQKAFEAAEHDTGMELKDISADRAAERFTFAGITAQPREVIPTPVFSGSNKLGRRYSPFTTNIERLVPFRTLTGRQHFYIDHELFLGFGEALPVYKPTLPPFVFADRDAEIKGGQDALVLRYLTPHGKWNIHSTYQDNQHMLTLFRGGPTVWLSNLDAEEHGIDDNAWLEVYNRNGVVNARAVVSHRMPKGTMFMYHAQDKHIQMPGSEITEQRGGSHNAPTRIHMKPTQMVGGYAQLSYGFNYYGPIGNQRDVYVAVRKMKEVNWLEN; via the coding sequence ATGAAAAAGAGATTCGGATTGAATTATTTTAAACCTGTCGAGAGTTATTCTGGAAGTTGGTCAGTACTAGAAGAGAAAAGTCGTGATTGGGAAAACATGTACCGTCAACGCTGGTCCCATGACAAAGTTGTCCGTACGACGCATGGCGTAAACTGTACGGGTTCGTGCAGTTGGAAAGTCTTCGTCAAGAATGGCATCATCACATGGGAAAATCAGCAAATCGACTATCCATCCTGTGGCCCTGATCTGCCTGAATTTGAACCGCGTGGTTGTCCACGGGGCGCCTCGTTTTCTTGGTATGAATACAGTCCATTGCGCGTGAAGTATCCTTATATACGCGGAAAACTGTGGCGCATGTGGAACGAAGCGTTGGCAGAAACGAAAGATCCTGTTAAAGCATGGACAGCAATCGTTGAAGATCCCGAGAAATCCAATGAATACAAAAGAGCCCGCGGCAAAGGTGGTCACGTCCGGATTCATTGGCGAGATGCGACGATGCTCATTGCGGCACAACTCATCTATACGGTACAAAAATACGGTCCGGATCGTGTGGCAGGATTCACACCGATCCCTGCGATGTCAATGGTCAGTTATGCATCGGGCGCGCGTTTCATTTCATTGCTTGGTGGCGAAATGCTCAGTTTCTACGACTGGTACGCAGATCTTCCACCATCCTCTCCGCAAATTTGGGGTGAGCAGACGGACGTTCCTGAATCGAGTGACTGGTTCAACGCAGGCTATATCATCATGTGGGGCTCGAATGTACCGCTTACCCGGACGCCGGATGCGCACTTCATGACGGAAGTCCGCTATAAAGGAACCAAAGTCGTTTCCGTCGCGCCGGACTATGCGGAAAGTGTTACGCATGCGGATGACTGGATCGCAGCGAACCCAGGGACGGACGCGGCAGTTGCGCAAGCGATGACACACGTCATTTTGGATGAATTCTATCAAAAACGTAAAGAACCAACATTTATAAACTATGCCAAACAATACACCGATATGCCGTTCTTGATTTTACTTGATCCGCATGAAGATTCGTATAAAGCAGGGCGTTTCTTGCGGGCAAGTGATCTTGGACAGGAGACGGCGCACGCTGATTGGAAACCGGTTTTATTTGATGAAGCGACAGATGAAATCATTGTTCCAAACGGCACGATGGGACAACGCTGGGAAGAAGGCGTCAAGTGGAATTTACAATTGGAACATGCAGATGGCACACGCATTGAGCCCGCATTATCTATCGAAAAACAAGCACAGCAATGGCAAGAAATGCATTTCCCATACTTCGATAACCGAGGAAATGGCACATTCAAGCGTCCCATTCCCGTGATGAAAGTACAGTTTGCGAACGGCACTGAGCGTTTGGTTACGACAACGTACGATATTATGTTGAGTCAGTATGGCGTAAATCGAATCGGCAGTGAGCTAGAAGCGACAGGTTATGACGATGTGACTTCTATCTATACACCCGCTTGGCAAGAAGCGATTACGAACGTTAAACCAGAACTTGTTACACAAATCGCCATGGAGTTTGCACAAAATGCTATCGACACAGGTGGACGTTCGATGATTATTATGGGAGCGGGCATCAATCACTGGTTCAACAGTGACACGATCTATCGTGCGATTCTCAACCTCGTCACGTTGACCGCTTCACAAGGAGTGAACGGTGGGGGTTGGGCGCATTACGTAGGACAAGAGAAATGTCGTCCAATCGAAGGCTGGAGCACGATTGCCTTCGCAAAAGATTGGCAAGGCCCACCACGTCTGCAAAATGCCACATCATTTTTCTATTTTGCGACCGATCAATGGAAATACGAAGAAGCGGGTACGGATACACTTCAGTCGCCACTTGGCGGAGAAGCGAGATACCAGCATCCGGCAGACTATAACGTACTTGCGGCGCGTCTCGGCTGGTTGCCATCGTATCCTCAGTTCAATAAAAATAGTTTATTGCTCGTGGAAGAAGCGGCGAAGCTAGGTAAGACGGATGCGAAAGAAGTCGTTGCGCATGTCGTCGATCAACTGAAGTCTGGTGAACTACAATTCGCAGCAGAAGATCCAGATGCACCGGAAAACTTCCCGCGTTCATTATTCGTCTGGCGTTCGAATTTGATCTCAAGTTCTGCAAAAGGGCAGGAATACTTCATGAGACACTTACTCGGTGCATCAGACGGCTTGCTTGCTACGCCGAATGAGGATATGAAACCGAAAGAAATGGTGTGGCGCGACGATGTGGAAGGAAAGCTCGATCTATTAGTAGCACTCGATTTCCGCATGACCGCGACACCGCTATATGCAGATATTGTTCTACCAGCCGCCACTTGGTATGAGAAAGTGGATCTGTCTTCAACGGACATGCATCCATTCGTCCATCCATTCAATCCGGCAGTTAATCCATTATGGGAATCTAAATCGGACTGGGATATTTATCGTGAAATCGCGAAAACGTTCTCTACACTTGCGCAAACGCATTTGCCAGGCGTCTATAAAGATGTAGTCACGTCTCCGTTAGCACATGACTCGGTTCAGGAAATTGCTCAGCCGATGGGCGAAGTACATGACTGGAGTAAAGGGGAAATTGAAGCCATTCCGGGCAAAACGATGCCGGGGATGACGATTGTCGAGCGTGATTTTACGAAGATTTACGATAAATATATTACGCTCGGCCCGTTATTATCGACGGGGAAAACGGGCGCACACGGTGTCAGTTTCTCGGTAGCGGATGAATATGAACTGATGAAAGGCATCAACGGTATATATGAAGACGATACCGTGAAAGACGGCTTGCCTAAATTGTACACAGCGAAACACGCAGCAGAAGCAATGTTGACACTATCTTCTGCAACGAACGGCCGCGTATCGCAAAAAGCATTTGAAGCTGCGGAGCATGATACGGGCATGGAACTGAAAGATATTTCAGCAGACCGCGCAGCAGAGCGATTCACATTCGCAGGAATTACCGCGCAACCACGTGAAGTCATTCCAACACCGGTCTTCAGTGGGTCGAATAAATTAGGTCGACGCTACTCGCCATTTACGACGAATATTGAACGTCTCGTGCCATTCCGAACATTGACCGGTAGACAACATTTCTACATCGATCACGAATTATTCCTTGGATTCGGCGAAGCATTGCCAGTCTATAAACCGACGCTTCCACCATTCGTCTTTGCGGACCGTGATGCAGAAATTAAAGGCGGACAAGATGCACTCGTTCTTCGTTACTTAACACCGCATGGTAAGTGGAATATCCACTCGACATACCAAGACAACCAGCACATGTTGACGTTGTTCCGTGGCGGTCCGACGGTGTGGTTATCGAATCTCGATGCAGAAGAGCACGGGATCGACGACAATGCTTGGCTCGAAGTATATAACCGAAACGGTGTCGTCAATGCACGGGCCGTTGTCAGTCACAGAATGCCTAAAGGTACGATGTTTATGTACCACGCACAGGATAAGCATATTCAAATGCCAGGTTCGGAAATCACCGAGCAACGCGGAGGAAGCCATAATGCACCGACGCGCATTCACATGAAGCCGACTCAAATGGTAGGCGGCTATGCACAGCTCAGTTATGGATTCAACTACTACGGACCGATCGGTAACCAACGTGATGTCTACGTCGCTGTCCGTAAGATGAAGGAGGTCAACTGGCTTGAAAATTAA
- the narH gene encoding nitrate reductase subunit beta: MKIKAQVAMVMNLDKCIGCHTCSVTCKTTWTNREGAEYMWFNNVETKPGIGYPKRWEDQELYKGGWQLRKGKLELKSGSKLSKIALGKIFYNPDMPEMKDYYEPWTYDYEKLTSAPDRKHTPVARAKSVITGEYMDPEWGPNWEDQLAGAHITGPTDPNIEKIEEEIKFNFEQAFMMYLPRLCEHCLNPSCVASCPSGAMYKRDEDGIVLVDQEACRGWRYCMTGCPYKKVYFNWKTNKAEKCTFCFPRVESGLPTVCSETCTGRIRYLGVLLYDADRVQEAASTPDPKDLYQAQCDLFLDPHDPEIIQQAIKDGISEDWIEAAQNSPVYKLAIEYKLAFPLHPEYRTLPMVWYVPPLSPIMNYFEGKDSIKNPDMIFPAIEEMRIPLQYLANMLTAGDVDIVKGGLQRMAMMRSYMRAVSSGKDFDETKLERVGLTAKQTKQMYRLLAIAKYEDRFVIPTSHKESQMNVYRSQGSAGYDGMGTYGEQAPAQNPYSSFSVMGSDGGCDGCGPVTPGAAPVKTGKEIYEENFYGGIWRD, from the coding sequence TTGAAAATTAAAGCGCAAGTTGCAATGGTCATGAACTTAGACAAGTGTATTGGGTGTCATACATGTAGTGTGACGTGTAAAACGACATGGACGAACCGCGAAGGCGCCGAGTATATGTGGTTCAATAACGTAGAAACGAAACCGGGCATCGGCTACCCAAAACGCTGGGAAGATCAGGAGCTTTATAAGGGTGGCTGGCAGTTGCGAAAAGGCAAGCTAGAATTGAAATCGGGTTCCAAGCTGTCGAAAATCGCACTCGGTAAAATCTTCTATAACCCGGATATGCCTGAAATGAAAGATTATTATGAGCCATGGACGTACGACTATGAAAAACTGACGTCCGCACCGGATCGAAAACATACGCCGGTTGCACGTGCAAAGTCCGTCATTACAGGCGAATACATGGATCCCGAGTGGGGCCCGAACTGGGAAGATCAGTTAGCTGGCGCACATATTACAGGACCCACTGACCCGAATATCGAAAAAATCGAAGAAGAAATCAAGTTCAACTTTGAACAAGCGTTCATGATGTACTTGCCACGACTATGTGAACACTGCTTGAACCCGAGCTGTGTAGCTTCTTGTCCGTCAGGTGCAATGTACAAGCGTGACGAAGATGGGATCGTCCTCGTCGACCAAGAAGCGTGTCGCGGATGGCGGTACTGTATGACGGGTTGTCCGTACAAGAAAGTATACTTCAACTGGAAAACGAATAAAGCGGAGAAATGTACGTTCTGTTTCCCACGCGTGGAATCTGGTTTGCCAACAGTTTGTTCTGAGACATGTACAGGCCGAATCCGCTATCTAGGTGTCTTGCTTTATGACGCAGACCGCGTACAGGAAGCCGCATCTACACCGGATCCGAAAGACTTGTACCAAGCACAATGTGATTTGTTCCTAGACCCACATGATCCGGAAATCATCCAGCAAGCAATTAAAGACGGCATCTCCGAAGACTGGATCGAAGCAGCACAAAACTCACCGGTTTATAAGTTAGCGATCGAGTACAAGTTGGCTTTCCCGTTGCATCCGGAATACCGGACATTGCCCATGGTATGGTACGTTCCGCCGCTTAGCCCGATCATGAACTACTTTGAAGGTAAAGATTCCATCAAAAATCCGGACATGATTTTCCCGGCAATCGAAGAAATGCGAATTCCGCTTCAGTATTTGGCCAATATGCTGACGGCTGGAGATGTGGATATCGTCAAAGGAGGCTTACAGCGTATGGCTATGATGCGTTCCTATATGCGTGCGGTATCTTCAGGCAAGGACTTTGACGAAACCAAACTGGAGCGTGTCGGCTTGACTGCGAAACAGACAAAGCAAATGTATCGCTTGCTTGCCATTGCCAAATACGAAGATCGTTTCGTGATTCCAACATCGCATAAAGAAAGTCAAATGAACGTCTACCGCTCACAAGGTTCAGCAGGTTACGACGGTATGGGAACTTACGGTGAACAAGCACCGGCTCAAAATCCGTATTCCTCATTTTCTGTAATGGGCTCGGATGGAGGTTGTGATGGTTGCGGACCTGTAACACCGGGAGCGGCTCCAGTGAAAACGGGCAAGGAAATCTATGAAGAAAACTTCTACGGGGGGATCTGGCGTGATTAA
- a CDS encoding flavodoxin — MSFLIAYASWSGNTQEVAELITESLQSEGVEVDTYRIGIGVIPNVKEYDALCIGSFTWEKGATPDEVKDFVADVGYKPELVYVFGTGDTQFGGDDLFCKAADKLAKFYHSPFDPLKIEQSPRGIQEQTVTNWTKGVLEHWRHLQE; from the coding sequence GTGTCATTCTTAATCGCCTATGCATCCTGGAGTGGCAACACTCAGGAAGTAGCGGAATTGATTACGGAAAGTTTACAAAGTGAAGGCGTCGAAGTCGATACCTATCGTATCGGCATCGGTGTCATCCCAAACGTTAAAGAATACGACGCGCTCTGCATCGGTTCATTCACATGGGAAAAAGGTGCAACGCCCGATGAAGTAAAAGACTTCGTGGCGGACGTCGGTTACAAACCCGAGCTCGTCTATGTCTTTGGCACAGGGGATACGCAGTTTGGCGGCGACGATCTATTTTGCAAAGCCGCAGACAAGCTAGCAAAATTCTATCATTCACCTTTTGACCCACTGAAGATCGAACAAAGTCCGCGTGGTATACAAGAACAAACGGTTACGAATTGGACGAAAGGAGTGCTCGAACATTGGCGACACTTACAAGAGTAA